A single window of Microbispora hainanensis DNA harbors:
- a CDS encoding IS1380 family transposase, with product MKTIVSPRKIMVSADGSGLVSQAGGLLLLETLRVTGLGKELSAQLERWRPSRAVHDPGKIIADLALTLALGGDCLADIAMLRTQPEVFGSIASDPTVSRLIDRLAADPVRALKAIRTARTTARQRAWALAGTHAPGTDGELIPLDIDATIVIAHSDKDQAAPTWKKTFGFHPMTVFADHGAGGGGEPLAIVLRPGNAGSNTAADHITATRLALAQLPKHRRRQALIRTDSGGGTHEFLSWLTRPGRRLSYSIGFTLTEEAQAAILALPEQAWTPAYDAEGQVRPGAWVAELTGMVKLDGWPKGMRLIVRKERPHPGAQLRFTDIDGHRFTCFVTNTKRGQLADLELRHRRRARCEDRIRAAKDTGLRNLPLHDFTQNQIWCEIVALACELLAWMQMLALDGPARRYEPKRLRLRLFAVAARLVRGGRRLRLRVAASWPWAGQLVTAITRLQALPAPT from the coding sequence GTGAAGACTATCGTGTCCCCGCGCAAGATCATGGTGTCCGCCGACGGCTCGGGTCTCGTCTCCCAGGCCGGTGGACTGCTGCTGCTGGAGACGCTGCGGGTCACGGGCTTGGGCAAGGAGCTGTCGGCGCAGCTGGAACGATGGAGGCCGTCCCGGGCCGTGCACGACCCCGGCAAGATCATCGCCGATCTGGCCCTCACGCTGGCACTGGGCGGGGACTGCCTGGCCGACATCGCGATGCTGCGCACCCAGCCGGAGGTGTTCGGCTCGATCGCCTCCGATCCGACCGTGTCCCGGCTGATCGACCGCCTGGCCGCCGACCCCGTCCGCGCATTGAAGGCGATCCGCACCGCCCGCACCACAGCCCGCCAGCGGGCATGGGCCCTGGCCGGCACCCACGCCCCCGGCACCGACGGTGAACTAATCCCCCTGGACATCGACGCGACCATCGTCATCGCCCACTCCGACAAGGACCAGGCCGCGCCGACCTGGAAGAAGACCTTCGGGTTCCACCCGATGACAGTCTTCGCCGACCACGGAGCGGGTGGCGGCGGGGAACCCTTGGCGATCGTGCTGCGGCCCGGCAACGCCGGGTCCAACACCGCCGCCGACCACATCACCGCGACCCGCCTGGCACTGGCCCAGCTCCCCAAGCACCGCCGCCGTCAGGCGCTGATCCGCACCGACTCCGGCGGCGGCACCCACGAGTTCCTGTCCTGGCTGACCCGGCCCGGACGGCGGCTGTCCTACTCGATCGGGTTCACCCTCACCGAAGAGGCCCAGGCCGCGATCCTTGCTCTGCCCGAGCAGGCGTGGACGCCCGCCTACGACGCCGAGGGCCAGGTCCGGCCGGGTGCGTGGGTCGCCGAGCTCACCGGCATGGTGAAGCTGGACGGCTGGCCGAAGGGAATGCGCCTGATCGTGCGCAAGGAACGCCCGCACCCGGGCGCGCAGCTGCGCTTCACCGACATCGACGGGCACCGCTTCACCTGCTTCGTCACCAACACCAAGCGAGGTCAGCTCGCCGACCTGGAACTACGGCACCGCCGCCGCGCCCGCTGCGAAGACCGCATCCGCGCCGCCAAGGACACCGGGCTGCGCAACCTGCCCCTGCACGACTTCACCCAGAACCAGATCTGGTGCGAGATCGTCGCCCTGGCCTGCGAACTCCTCGCCTGGATGCAGATGCTCGCCCTCGACGGACCGGCCCGCCGTTACGAACCGAAACGCCTGCGGCTTCGCCTGTTCGCCGTCGCCGCCCGCCTGGTCCGCGGCGGCCGGCGCCTCCGCCTACGTGTGGCCGCATCCTGGCCCTGGGCCGGCCAACTGGTCACCGCCATCACCCGGCTCCAGGCACTACCGGCACCGACCTGA
- a CDS encoding Fic family protein produces MSGPGRPSRATVYQRLDEALRELRDRLGGLPSPAEAEDIWSDIWHQEAHNSTAIEGNTLVLQEVEKLLEEGRAVGAKPLRDYMEVRGYGDAAKWVYGQALEPGDWQNGDLITLQEVRQIHHTAMSLVWAVDPHPHATPAEGPGNFRQHEIAKFPGGMKPPSWPEVDSQMRDWVKTVDGLEDESDEALPERLARIHNRFEQIHPFLDGNGRTGRLVLNLVLCRIGYPPAIIYKRDRDKYLQAMRRADNDEFGPLGELIARSVTTNLYRFVMPAVAGPVKLVPLPALATRDVTENALRVAAARGRLRAVKGDDGMWRSSKKWVNDYLKSRHRRS; encoded by the coding sequence GTGTCGGGACCGGGGAGGCCGTCCAGAGCGACCGTGTATCAGCGCCTTGACGAGGCCCTTCGAGAGCTTCGGGACCGCTTGGGCGGGTTGCCCTCGCCCGCCGAGGCGGAGGACATCTGGTCTGACATCTGGCACCAGGAGGCCCACAACAGTACTGCGATCGAGGGCAACACGCTTGTCTTGCAGGAGGTGGAGAAGCTCCTCGAGGAAGGTCGGGCGGTAGGCGCGAAGCCGCTCAGGGACTACATGGAGGTGAGGGGGTACGGCGATGCTGCGAAGTGGGTGTATGGGCAGGCACTGGAGCCGGGAGACTGGCAGAACGGAGACCTCATCACGCTCCAGGAGGTTCGTCAGATACACCACACCGCCATGTCGCTCGTGTGGGCCGTAGATCCCCACCCGCATGCCACCCCCGCCGAGGGGCCGGGGAACTTCCGACAGCACGAGATCGCCAAGTTCCCCGGGGGCATGAAGCCGCCGTCATGGCCGGAAGTCGACTCTCAGATGCGGGACTGGGTGAAGACGGTCGATGGCCTTGAAGACGAGTCCGACGAAGCCCTCCCCGAACGCTTGGCGCGAATACATAACCGATTCGAGCAGATACACCCGTTCCTCGACGGCAACGGACGGACGGGCCGTCTGGTGCTCAACTTGGTACTTTGCAGAATCGGATATCCGCCCGCGATTATCTACAAGCGCGATCGCGACAAGTACCTTCAGGCGATGCGCCGAGCTGACAATGACGAGTTCGGCCCGTTGGGTGAACTCATCGCACGCAGTGTGACGACAAATTTGTACCGCTTCGTCATGCCGGCGGTGGCCGGTCCGGTCAAGCTTGTCCCACTACCCGCTCTGGCCACGCGGGACGTCACCGAGAACGCACTTCGCGTGGCCGCCGCACGGGGGCGACTCCGTGCGG
- a CDS encoding DUF4262 domain-containing protein has protein sequence MDRHTVEHVRSRGWSVKMIPEDDLGPGFAYTVGLWHTYRSPELAMFGLDIHLMHELLNRLGDGVATGEPVEVEQERYDLIARHPVVLKQVDVRWYREFFGQAIAFYRRSPFPVLEVVWPDPDGRFPWHSDYAEQYRELQPSLWLWSGDQRDLSSSD, from the coding sequence ATGGATCGGCACACCGTGGAGCACGTCCGGAGTCGCGGCTGGAGCGTAAAGATGATTCCGGAGGACGATCTGGGGCCCGGCTTCGCCTACACCGTCGGCCTGTGGCACACCTATCGATCGCCTGAGCTGGCCATGTTCGGTCTGGACATCCATCTCATGCACGAGCTGCTGAACCGCCTCGGAGACGGTGTCGCTACGGGGGAGCCTGTCGAAGTGGAGCAGGAGCGGTACGACCTCATCGCACGGCACCCCGTCGTCCTCAAGCAGGTCGACGTGAGGTGGTATCGAGAGTTCTTCGGGCAGGCGATCGCGTTCTATCGGCGTTCACCATTTCCGGTGCTGGAAGTTGTGTGGCCTGACCCCGATGGCCGGTTTCCCTGGCACTCGGACTACGCCGAGCAGTATCGAGAGCTACAGCCCTCGCTGTGGCTCTGGTCCGGCGACCAGCGAGATCTTTCTTCGTCTGATTGA
- a CDS encoding recombinase family protein, with the protein MHRAAIYCRISQDRAGAGLGVARQEADCRALVERRGWDVVDVYSDNDVSAYSGSPRPAWQRLLGDIEAGTVDAIVCWHVDRLTRSPRELEDVIDLADRRGIELATVTGEIDLATPTGRLIARMLGAAARHEAEHKAERQKRQRRQNAEAGKVSGGGMRPYGYAEDRITVVGEEADVIREAARRVLAGESLASVCKDFQRRDVKTPSGRHWVPTTLRRLLASARISGRREHTPRSSFQSTRPLLGEIVADAVWPAIITPVDSDRLRALLSDSTRDYRRQAATGRTYLLSGLLRCGRCGHRMNGRPRAGVPRYVCPNVPGSGSCGGVATNAARTDDYVRDMLLTALDSPALAERIHHEGGDDDNLAEAVRADEELLEELAQAWASREISRKEWMAARAPIELRLDKNRAQLASLSRTSPLIPFIGTAQEMLTRWEAMNVSQRRAIVAAVIRTITVAPADPRKKWDPDRFTFDWIA; encoded by the coding sequence ATGCACAGAGCTGCGATCTACTGCCGGATCAGCCAGGACCGCGCGGGCGCCGGGCTGGGCGTCGCCCGTCAGGAAGCCGACTGCCGAGCACTGGTCGAACGCCGAGGCTGGGACGTGGTGGACGTCTACTCCGACAACGACGTCAGCGCGTACTCGGGAAGCCCACGCCCGGCATGGCAACGACTTCTCGGCGATATCGAGGCCGGGACCGTCGACGCCATCGTGTGCTGGCACGTGGACAGGCTGACACGATCCCCACGCGAGCTGGAAGACGTCATCGACCTCGCCGACCGGCGCGGCATCGAACTCGCCACGGTCACCGGGGAAATCGACCTGGCCACTCCGACCGGACGACTGATCGCGCGCATGCTCGGGGCCGCGGCCCGCCACGAGGCGGAGCACAAGGCCGAACGTCAGAAGCGCCAGCGACGCCAGAACGCCGAGGCAGGCAAGGTCTCCGGCGGCGGGATGCGCCCGTACGGCTACGCGGAGGACCGCATCACCGTCGTCGGCGAAGAAGCCGACGTCATCCGCGAGGCCGCCCGGCGCGTGCTGGCCGGCGAATCTCTGGCAAGCGTGTGCAAGGACTTCCAGCGGCGGGACGTGAAGACCCCTTCCGGGCGTCACTGGGTCCCGACGACGTTGCGGCGTCTGCTCGCCTCAGCTCGGATCAGCGGGCGAAGGGAGCACACCCCTCGCAGCAGCTTCCAGAGCACCCGCCCCCTGCTGGGCGAGATCGTCGCGGACGCCGTCTGGCCCGCGATCATCACTCCCGTCGACTCCGACCGGCTGCGCGCATTACTAAGCGATTCCACCCGCGACTACCGCCGCCAGGCCGCCACCGGACGCACCTACCTCCTGTCCGGACTTCTGCGCTGCGGCCGGTGCGGGCACCGGATGAACGGCCGTCCCCGAGCAGGAGTCCCCCGGTATGTCTGTCCGAACGTTCCCGGCAGCGGCTCATGCGGCGGTGTCGCCACCAACGCGGCCCGCACCGACGACTATGTCCGGGACATGCTGCTGACCGCGCTCGACTCTCCTGCCCTCGCCGAACGCATCCATCACGAGGGCGGCGATGACGACAACCTCGCCGAGGCCGTACGCGCTGACGAGGAACTGTTGGAAGAACTCGCCCAAGCCTGGGCCAGCCGTGAAATCAGCCGCAAAGAGTGGATGGCCGCCCGCGCCCCGATCGAACTGCGACTGGACAAGAACCGCGCCCAGTTGGCGAGCCTGTCGCGCACCTCGCCCCTGATCCCCTTCATCGGCACCGCTCAGGAGATGCTCACCCGATGGGAGGCCATGAACGTCTCCCAACGACGCGCCATCGTCGCCGCGGTCATCCGCACCATCACCGTCGCGCCCGCCGACCCGCGCAAGAAGTGGGACCCCGACAGGTTCACCTTCGACTGGATTGCTTAG
- a CDS encoding helix-turn-helix domain-containing protein, translating to MSTLDWNEIGERVREARLAMRLSQEQLAQRTDLDRTMISKIEAGSRRLDALELSRLARALDMPIGHFLNAPPAVMSHRTPLAEDTATGATQASYRIDSALAAWIREIRMLMSLGTLHPKPLRRYPAEIDGPAAAVEAANWLRDDLGLGIAAIQSLADLCERCGQYVLVTDLPGDGASAVDGDIAAAVVSLNGDPGRRRSTAAHELGHLIIGDEYSTDIGVNASRTEREALIDAFAAELLLPAEAVRRASEAEQSSRAVLVKLAAEYRTSWSLALRQARAADLITAIEEKKFRAYPPTFAEFRDSVGWTPQPDLDAIRVPPSFAHAVMTAYREGQITSKRALELMHGQLDSAADLPLRPDEDDAP from the coding sequence ATGAGCACGCTCGACTGGAACGAGATCGGGGAGCGAGTCCGCGAAGCGCGACTGGCCATGCGGCTGTCGCAAGAGCAGCTTGCCCAGCGAACCGATCTTGACAGGACCATGATCAGCAAGATCGAGGCCGGTTCGAGGCGGCTCGATGCGCTGGAGCTCTCTCGACTGGCCCGTGCACTCGACATGCCTATCGGCCATTTCCTCAATGCGCCACCCGCAGTCATGTCGCACCGCACGCCTCTGGCCGAGGACACGGCAACAGGTGCGACGCAGGCCTCTTACCGCATCGATAGCGCACTCGCCGCATGGATCCGCGAGATCCGGATGCTCATGTCGCTAGGCACCCTTCATCCGAAGCCGCTTAGACGGTACCCCGCTGAGATCGACGGCCCCGCCGCCGCAGTCGAGGCCGCTAACTGGCTGAGAGATGACCTAGGTCTGGGGATCGCTGCCATTCAATCCCTGGCCGACCTGTGCGAGCGCTGCGGTCAATACGTTCTGGTGACCGACCTCCCAGGAGACGGAGCTTCTGCTGTTGATGGCGATATAGCAGCAGCCGTGGTGAGCCTTAATGGCGATCCTGGCCGGCGGCGCAGCACCGCGGCTCATGAACTCGGACACTTAATAATCGGCGACGAATACTCAACAGATATAGGAGTGAACGCTTCTCGGACGGAACGCGAAGCGTTGATAGATGCCTTTGCAGCAGAGCTCCTCCTACCAGCAGAAGCCGTCCGTAGAGCCAGCGAGGCAGAGCAATCGAGTCGAGCGGTCCTTGTGAAGCTCGCGGCCGAGTATCGAACATCGTGGAGTCTCGCTCTACGACAAGCTCGGGCGGCTGATCTCATAACTGCAATCGAAGAGAAAAAATTTCGTGCGTACCCCCCCACCTTCGCGGAGTTTCGGGACTCCGTGGGATGGACGCCTCAGCCAGACCTAGATGCGATTCGCGTACCACCGAGTTTCGCGCATGCCGTGATGACGGCGTACCGAGAAGGACAGATCACTAGTAAGCGCGCACTGGAGTTGATGCACGGACAGCTCGACAGCGCGGCAGATCTGCCGCTCAGGCCTGATGAGGATGATGCTCCATGA
- a CDS encoding IS256 family transposase yields the protein MDILPAEGDWFDETLMQASPDVLREMVVRMAQMMMDAEVEQRCGAGYGEVSDQRTNSRNGYRRREWDTRAGTVELAIPKLRQGSYYPEWLLERQRRAERALASVVATSYLLGVSTRRVERLAEQLGVTKLSKSQVSVMSRELDQMVTEFRNRPLDAGPYTFVWIDALTQKVREGGRTVNVHALVATGVNADGHREILGIDVVSSEDGAGWLAFLRGLVARGLSGVSLVISDCHAGLRDAIGSTLPGASWQRCRAHYARNLSTCVPKTAQPWVATMLRTVFEQPDAASVRAQHRHVVQALEDRYPKAATHLDEAREDILAFAVYPKAVWRQIWSNNPQERLNKEIRRRTDVVGIFPNRDAIVRLVGAVLAEQHDEWTEGRRYLGLEILADCRKAAEKRETEDISDDNVTIDAIAA from the coding sequence ATGGACATTCTGCCTGCTGAGGGCGACTGGTTCGACGAGACGCTGATGCAGGCCTCGCCTGACGTACTGCGCGAGATGGTCGTGCGGATGGCGCAGATGATGATGGATGCCGAGGTCGAGCAGCGCTGCGGCGCCGGCTACGGCGAGGTGTCCGACCAGCGCACCAACTCCCGTAACGGCTACCGGCGGCGGGAGTGGGACACCCGCGCGGGCACGGTCGAGTTGGCCATCCCCAAGCTGCGGCAGGGATCGTACTACCCGGAGTGGCTGCTGGAGCGGCAGCGGCGCGCCGAGCGGGCGCTGGCCTCGGTGGTGGCGACCTCTTACCTATTGGGCGTCTCGACCCGGCGGGTGGAACGGCTGGCCGAGCAACTCGGGGTGACCAAGCTGTCCAAGTCGCAGGTCAGCGTGATGTCCCGGGAACTGGATCAGATGGTGACCGAGTTCCGTAACCGGCCGTTGGATGCCGGGCCGTATACGTTCGTGTGGATCGACGCTTTGACCCAGAAGGTGCGGGAAGGCGGGCGGACGGTCAACGTGCACGCCCTGGTCGCGACCGGCGTCAACGCCGACGGCCACCGGGAGATCCTCGGTATCGACGTCGTCTCCAGCGAGGATGGAGCGGGCTGGCTGGCGTTCCTGCGTGGCCTGGTCGCCCGGGGCCTGTCCGGGGTGAGCCTGGTCATCTCCGATTGCCATGCCGGACTGCGGGACGCGATCGGCTCTACGCTGCCCGGCGCCTCCTGGCAGAGGTGTCGCGCGCATTACGCGCGCAACCTGTCGACCTGCGTTCCGAAGACGGCCCAGCCGTGGGTGGCCACCATGCTGCGCACCGTCTTCGAGCAGCCCGACGCCGCCTCGGTGCGGGCGCAGCACCGCCACGTCGTACAGGCGCTCGAAGACCGGTATCCCAAGGCCGCCACCCATCTGGATGAAGCACGCGAGGACATCTTGGCCTTCGCCGTCTATCCCAAGGCCGTGTGGCGGCAGATCTGGTCCAACAACCCCCAGGAGCGGTTGAACAAGGAGATCCGCCGCCGCACCGACGTGGTCGGCATCTTCCCCAATCGTGACGCGATCGTCCGGCTGGTGGGCGCGGTGCTGGCCGAGCAGCACGACGAGTGGACCGAAGGCCGCCGCTACCTCGGCCTGGAAATCCTCGCGGACTGTCGCAAAGCCGCCGAGAAAAGAGAAACCGAAGACATCAGTGATGATAATGTGACGATTGATGCGATTGCTGCTTAA